DNA from Podospora pseudopauciseta strain CBS 411.78 chromosome 5 map unlocalized CBS411.78m_5, whole genome shotgun sequence:
TGATATACCTCCCACTGCCCAAACCCTCTGGCAGTCTCACCGGCCACAACCCCGgctccccatcccatcgcTGAAAACTCTTCTGATACCACGTTCCTAGCTCTAGTGTCCCATCCAATAAGCCTGCCTCCCATATCTTGAACCATTTCGCTTCGGTCAGGTTGACAGCGTTGCAGTTGTCGTCGGGGCAGCGGGTGAGCCAGGCGGTCATGGGGCCGACGGGGTGAAGCCAGTAGTAGTACACCGCCGTGATGACCTCGCCCGCGCTGATCGGGATGGAGGACGGGGGGGGCGTGCCGGGGTCGTTGCATGctaggaagggggaggtgggacTGAAGAGGGGGTCGATGGTGATCCATTGGCGCTGGGTGAGCCAGGGTTTGTTGAGCTGTTCTTCTGGTGGGGTCGAGGGGTCGTATCTGCCTTCTCAGTCAGTGTCTTGAGTTGCAAGACAGGGAAAAAGTGGATTCATCGCTAGAGGTTGCAggtgtcttggtggtggtagaggtcgagcagaagaaaaaggaatgCCGTCACATCCGTCCCTACCCTCGATACCAAGTCTCGCCAACCGTGTAGTTGGACAGTCCCCCGTGTGCAGACGCCGGCCccgggaggagggcagcAGCCAAGAATGCCGCCAAGATCAGCGGTACCATCATCACGACTTCCCACCAAAGTCAGGTTTTGGGGTCCGTAGGAGAGGAAAAGGCTGGGCACAGTGGGCAGGTATGCTTGGGCAACGGAGGGTGTATATCAAGTCCGAGGAGGCTCTTTCGTTGTGGAAAACTAGCCCACTCTCACCTCTTCTGCAAATTTACATGGCTGTATATTTTCCACTTTCGCAAACCAGCTCCAGTTGGAGAATCCCCTTCCCAGCAGATCGGGAATGGCCAAAATCTCATGGAACAACTCACGACCCGTTCGCCATCAGACGAAAACTCGGTCGTCCCGGACGAGATGAGCTGCGCGCTCAGGGATGGACTGGTCTTCCCTAAAGAGATTCAGGAGTGATCTCAGGCACGTTCCCCGCACATAATCTAGATAAATAGACCTTGTGACGAAGACACGGCGTTGTCCATATGGCGGCTATATTTGACCGCCACTGCCCACCCGGTCTCTGGGTAAGTGGCGGCAatatcaacaaccagcacctGCAATTTTGACAAAATGTGCAATAATCATGAGTGCAAAATTGGTATCACGATCTCTGCTGATTGCCTCGTTGATTCGATAAAATGGGCCGCAAAACAAGGATGCGATCGAAAGGTTCAAGAACCAAACGCCAAGcccaaggtaggtaaggCGTATCGATGGTGGCGAGTAAGTGATCCCATGTGGCACTCATGTGGCAGTCGTGTGGCCGCCGTGTGGCATTCATGTGGCATTGAAGGACCTTGCCAGCATGCCCTGCAACATGTCGGCAGTCTTAGAGAGCTCAATCAATTGGTCTGGGGTACATGGGGTGCCCCGAATTCTCCGGCGTGGGGCACCATCGACTTTTGCCGCGAACCCCAACGTCACTGCGAGATCTGTCAAGCTGGCTTGGCGGACATATGGCCCACTGGAGCCTGAGTACCCGTGACGATCGGGGAGCCAAGCTAGTGACAGCCGTTCTGGAACGCTCAGGTTGAGTTGGGATGTTGGTAGGTCTTGTCAGGGGCAGACCGGTATTGCTGTATTAGGTACCACCATCGACGCAGCGTCGTCTTCCACTTGGTAGACGATCAGTGGACCGATGTTCTCCAGATCCAACAACTTTAGAAACCTCAACGATTCGGCCAAGACAAGATGGAAACGAAACAAACACAACAATAAAAGAGATGATAAATCCTGCCCCAAGCCCGTCTCGTCAATCCCACAATCGGGACTGGCTCAGCCGTGGCTGCATTCGGAAGCATCCCGTCGGCCGGTGCCAATCGGCGGTCGAAGTAGAGGCCGAGGGTCAACGAGAAGGTGTGTGTTTGATCTGCGATGCGCCGGCAAATATCCATATTACCCCCAATCAGTCCCCAATCTCGTCGAGAATTCACACGGGCTTGGGAACACGTGCAGCCTCCGCCATCATCCAAAGTGCCAAGACAGGGTAACAACAGACAACCGTCTTTGTTTTGCcttctgccgccgccgcacgCATTTGACCCCTGTTGACAGGAGACAACCACATTGAATTCACCCTGCCAACCAACCAAATGTCAACCATCGCCATCGATCTGGGTGGGGTACAGCGTCCGTTCCCGGGGGAAGGAGGACAAGCAAGGCTGCACCGTCTTCTTCGCCACGCTTGAGGAATCTGAGAAGCGGATTGGAGGAATTATTCTTGTAGGGGTTGACCAAGATTCAATATCAGCTCGACCCATGATTGATTGCAGCCGGCAAGGCCGCAGGGAAGCAAGCGTCCGGAGAATATTGCAGATGACGCCGCGCCAGGCACAGCTCCCGCATCCCTTTTTGCCCCCTACCACCGAACCGGGATGGGGCTCTTGAGGGGAGGCCGAGCGAGTAGCTGAGTCCATATAAGGATCAGAAGTCGTCAAACGACTTGCCATGGGAAGGGGTAACCAACTCTTTGTGTTCATCTCTTGACAGCACGTCTCCTCGCAAGAATCGTCATCATGGTCCATCTCGCTTCCGCCCTTCTCGTGGCCAGCGCGGCCTTTGCCGTTGCCGCTCCCGCCAACGAGATCTTTGAGCGTCAGACCTGCTCCGTCCAGGCCAACTACCCGACCCAGAACAATTCCAAGCTCCCCGATCCGTTCACCAGCGCCAGCGGGCAAaagatcaccaccaaggccgACTTTGAGTGCCGCCAGGAGGAGATCAGCAAGATCATGCAGCAGTATGAGTTCGGTGTctacccaccaccccccgacAGCGTCACCGGTACCATGAGCGGAAACAACATCCAGGTCCGCGTGACTGTCGGCAGCAAGAGCATCACCTTCAGCGCCGGCATCCGCAAGCCATCCGGCAGCGGTCCTTTCCCCGCCATCATCGGTGTCGGTGGcgcctccatccccatccccagcaACGttgccaccatcacctttgGCAACGACGCCTTCGGTGCCCAGTCCGGTATGGGTTCTCGCGGCCGCGGTCAGTTCTACGACCTCTTCGGCAGCAGCCACTCGGCTGGTTCCCTTACcgcttgggcttggggtaTTGACCGGTTGATCGATGCTCTGGAGAAGACCCCTGCTGCGGGTATCGACACCACACGTCTCGGCGTGACCGGCTGCTCCCGCAACGGCAAGGGTGCCTTTGTTGCCGGCGCCTTCGTCAAGCGTATCgccctcaccatcccccagGAGTccggtgccggtggtgcGGCCTGCTGGCGCATCTCTGACCAGCAAAAGTCGTCTGGCGCCAACATCCAGACTGCCAGTCAAATCATTGGCGAGCAGCCCTGGTTCTCCAAAAACTTTGACGCGCACGTCcgctccatcaccaacatcccGCAGGATCACCACTTCCTTGCGGCCATGATCGTGCCCCGTGGTCTCGCCGTGTTTGAGAACAACATCGACTGGCTCGGCCccgtctccaccaccggctgCATGCGTGCTGGTCGCCAAATCTACAAGGCTTACGGCGTGCCCAACAACATGGGCTTCTCGCTCATCGGTGGCCACAACCACTGCCAGTTCCCCAGCGGACAGAACTCGGAGCTCAACCAGTACATCAACTACTTCCTGCTCAAGAGCGGCACCGCCCCCGGCTCGGTGGAGCGCAGCACTTCCAACGCCAACACTGATGCTTGGTACCCATGGGCCGCCAGCGCTCCCACCCTTTCCTGAGCGGTTGCAGGAGTGTGAAGATGTTTGGGTCAGGGGTCGAAAAGGTGTGGTTCTTGTCGATAGCAAAGCTCGTTTGAGGGCTGGGAGGAGGACTGGGCATGTAAATATGGGAAAATATATGACGGGTTTTCTGGAGCTTATCTTTGTGCCCCGAAACAGAACGGTGCCTGGTGATGTGTCGAGAGCTGCCCCAAAAGAATCCTGTTGTGGTGAACCACAACGGTGATGCTTTGCCGAGAACTCGATGATAAGAGTGGTCCGGATACCAGCTTCGTGCTTCCCGGTGCTGGGTGAGCGATGTCGTAAGTAGGTTGCAGACCGAGAAAGATCAGGGGTAAGGCCTCGAGGATCAATGGACAATGAGACCAATTAAGGAGAAGAGATCCCCTGTGATGTGCCGTATCTATTGGTCTTCCTGACTGTGAGAAAGTGTGGTTGGAGGACACGGGGAGATGTGGTTTGTCATCTGCAGTGGAACAGAGCTCAGGAGCTTGGACCTTCTTGTGGCCCCTGCTATCAGCTGGAAGCATAAGCATTCCGGGGATAACCGGGTTTACACAAGCTGTGGGTATTACGGTTGACAGTTGCGGGCCGGCAACgcggggtgggtggtggagttgcTGAAGTTTACACCAACGACAGCTCAAACCAGAGTCGTCATTGTCCCAGGATTTTCCATCTTCTGATATCTGCTTCAGTCCAATCGCTTTATCTTCTTCTGCGGTCTTGTGCCGTTTTGCATTCCTCGATTCATGACGCCCCATAAGCCCCTGCTGTACAACATGTCCTCATGGAAGGAAGTCTTCCCACTCGGTGCCCCCAGTTGGTTGGTAGGCCCATCTGATAAGCTTTCCAGGTCCAATGTCTACCGAGAGAGGAGGATGCAGTTGGGAACCATCGGATACGCCATTTTCGGACATGTTTTGTCTTGGCCCGCAGTATTCCACCATCTGCGCCATCTATTGCCTCGACATATTCCCGTGTCTGGAGAACGGCAGCCGAGTTGGGCGAGGGCATTCGGGCCTTGGCAACACCCCAACCAGGGCATCCTTCCCCCTACATTACCTAGCACCGCCGGTGGATATGGGGGACGGAGGGTGAGAGCCCATCTCAGCCAAGAACGATCGTCTCCGGGTTTTAACACGGACACAGAATCCCCCCAGGTTGGTCATCATCCTGACAGAGGCAGGATTATTGATGAGACAGTTCCGTCGGCCCGTACAGCTGAAAGTTCTGTATCCTTTCTATTTCCATTATGTCAATGAAGCTGGGGTATCTGCCCCGGTTGACCCGTCTTCCAAATAGCTTTGGAAGCTGACCGCTTgctccttttcccccttctctTCACCTTTCGTCTTGTCTTTCCTCGAGCTTTAAGGCTCAACAGCAGTCATGGCAAGCCCCGGGCCGTCGACGACAACGGCTGTCGACAGACATGCCAAAGAACTCAATATTACCACTCTTTACTTGACCTTCGAGACAGCACTCCCCAGTCCTCTGTTCAACCAGAATACTCACCCTGCCACCCCAACAAGCAGGGTTCCACAACCACCCGACCTGACGCCCTATGCTGATCCTCGAACTTGGGCACCACATCGCAAGAATGTGCTCCTTTTCTTGTCATGCGTAGCAaccttcttgacagcctACACCTCTGGCTCCTACTCTCCGCCCGCCGAACTCATACAAGCCTCTCTTTCGCCAGTCCCTTCGAGCGTTGAGCCTGTTCTGgccggcatcaccaccttctGCGTCGGCTTTGGGTTTGCCCCGATGATGCTCGCCCCTCTTTCAGAGATGAATGGCCGATATCCCGTCTTTGTGTGTGCCGGCATCGTCTACGTCGTGTTCCAGGGTGTCTGCGGTGTGGTGACTTCGCTCGCAGGCATGCTGGTTGCCAGATTCTTGGTTGGAGTGGGGGCAAGCGTTTTCAGCACCATGGTTGGCGGTGTTATTGCTGATATGTACGCAAACGAGGAACGAAACACGCCGATGGCCTTGTTCAGTGGATCTGTCCTTGCCGGTACCGGGCTCGGGCCCATGGTTTGTGCCGTCATGGCCGAGCGATGGGGAGATGTTGAGAGATATCCGAACATGTGGAAATGGACTTGGTGGCATCAGGTGATCATGTctggggtgttgatggtggcttTTGTGGTGTTCTTCAAGGAAAGCAGGGGAAGCGTGCTGCTGAGCCGGAAAGCCAAGGCGCTGAACAGGTGGTACGAAGAGCTGGAAAATGAAGGTTACTATGGGCTCTGCTTTGAAGACGAACAGGGACAGGAGAAGGCGAGCGAGAATATGGCGAGCTCAGAAGACAGCACAGACGACAGATATGACGAAAAGAGATCGTTCTCGCCCTCAGCCAGTAGACATGAAAGGGGCCCTTCCATTAAGCGCGTCAGATGGGTGGTcaaagaagacgaggagcgCGCCTCTATCGGCAAAATGATTGCCATATCATCCTCCCGCCCTTTCTACCTGCTCTTCACTGAGCCGGtcattttcttcttctccgcctggGTCGCCTTTGCGTGGGGAGTCCTCTATCTAACATTCGGCTCCATCCCTTATGTATTCCAGCATGTCTACGGCTGGTCTCTCGAGCAATCGGGGCACGCTTTCACAGCCATTATCCTAGGCGCCGTCGTCGGAACCACAATGAGCATCTACCAGCAGCGGCTGCTGTCTCATCCCAAATGGGTTGACCCTCGCGAAGTGCTGACCTCTACTTCCACGACAACATCTTCCCTGTCGGACGAAACACCAGCGCCAGCAAATGGAACAGACAAGATATGGTCCATCCTCCGAACCTActttccctcttcctctcccgaATCCCGCTTGTATTTTTCCTGTCTTACCTCTACACTCCTTCCTATCGGCCTCTACCTCTTTGGCTTCACCGCCAAGCCAGAAATTCACTGGATCTTCCCCGCAATAGGGATATTTCTCTGCACCATGGGCATTTTGAGCATCTACCTCGCAGTGTTCAACTACTTTGCCGACGTCTATCATAAATACGCCTCTTCTGCCCTCGCTGCGCAGTCCCTGTGTCGGAACTTGGTTGGTGGCGCCTTCCCTCTGGTGACGAGGCTGATGTACAGGAATCTGGGAGAGGCCAAAGCAGGGGCGGTCTTGGGGAGTATTGCAGTTATACTATCGGTTGTGCCTTGGGTGTTGgtttggaagggggaggagatcaGGGGGAGGAGTGTTTTTGCTTTTGTCGCTTGACAAGACAACATGAACTGATCTCGGCTTCACAAACTCGAAATCAAAAGCCATTTCCTCTATTGAATTAACACCAAGGGAAGGAAAAACGTTTAAAGACATCACAAACATGGTATCATGACTCATAACAAACCAAGCCCCCTCAAACCCAATCAAGACTCCTCAATCAACATCTTCATCAGCCTCCACCTTTGCCCCCTCcaacttcttcctcgcctcctccaccatcttaTCCTCATTGACTTTCCCATTCTTCGAGtcctcgccgtcctcccttatctcaacatcatccgCCAACGGCGCCCCCTGTTCCCCCTCCAAAGCCCCCGAcctcttcttcaacgccTCAATCGCAGCCGGCTTCAAGCTCCCATCCTCATTGACATCCCCCTTCAGGTGCAGTGTAAACAACACTACCAGGTAAACCTGCTTCGTCTTTTTGTTGCGGAGGACATACCTAAGCTGGTGTGAGCGTTTGACCTTGTTACTATCAATCGTCGTTTCAGCACTTGCTGCTTTCCCACGGTGCAAGGGGCACAACGAGGTTGAAAAGTGTAAAGCCAAGATAGGTGATAGTTGACAAAAagaacccccccctcccccccaaaaaaaacagacATACCTCAACCCCTGCCCATCCCAATACCTCATaatccccaacccaaacccaggCAACCTCAACGCAAACTCCCCAAAGTCAATGTAAGGGTTATAAAAATCAACCGCATACTCCCTCCCAtactcccaaacccacctctccagattctcccccttcaacccccacttcatcctctccctgCCCTCCTGTGGAACCCCCCTCTCAATTCTCCATTTttcatcccccccttcctcaacccAAATCCCGCCCTTCTTTGggtcatcctccaccccaggCCCAACATGCACAGCGTTAAAGCTACTCAACCCAGCTCCATACAGATACGGCGTGTCAGCGTACGgatccccctccaacccggGATCAACCCACCACTTGACAATCCTCATCGCGGCCCCGAACCCAGGCGGGAGTCTGTCACGGATAGGATGATCAAAGTCATTCCCGAACTGCAGGTCCCCTCCTTTTACACCAatttcatcatcctcttcaatttcctccccttcatcatcctccgcTTCCCCGATCTCGTTCCTGTGCGACTCATCCTTCTCCGGAGCGTGAAGCTTAAACTTGAAAGCGATCGAGTACTGGTCATTATTGGACTTGTGCGGCTCCTGTTCAAAATAAGGGGAGGTTCTGGGAGCAGTGGGGGGGACAGAGCGGTGGTAGTTTTGGATACGGACGTTGAGGCTAGCAGAAATCAAATCGGACgagatggtggttggggtgggagagTTGACGTTGACGAGCTGGTGGGTCGACAGGTCGTAGGACGGCCCGGCTGTGACGCGGAGCACGTATTTGTCTGCCATTTGTAAGAACCTACactgccgttgctgttgctgttgttgtcgttgttgttgttgttgttgttgttgttgatgatgttgatgatgatgatgatgatgtggtgtGTTCAAAATGGTGATGGGTTATTGAAGATGGGGGAGTATTGACTGGCCGTTCAGGAATACAGGCAGTTATTTAACAACAGAACTGACTGAAAAGCAGCTTGAGTGCACCCGTCATCATGGCCGCCCAGAATTAATGACGTCGTCGGGCACTATCAATCGCCCCACATGTGATATTCAGGGACCAGCTCGCGCAGCCAATCAGATCAAGACAATTCACGCTGGGTCTTCAGAATCGGGAAACTGACCAACAAGAGACAAGTGTTGGCACAGGCTTCTCTATGTCTTCAGCGCTCACCTATTACTTAGCATATAACAAGTCTACCATATCATACAGTCGTCACCAACCATCtactcctcatcctcggcatcggTAAAGTACTCAAAGTCCGCGGGCTTGGgcgcctcctcatcaccctcattGTCCTCATCAACAGCCGTCAACACACCCGCAGCTGCCGCCGCTCCGCTTCCGTCGCCACCAGCAGTCGAGGAAGAACGTCCCTGTGGTATCTCCCGAGCAGCCTGGGCAGAAAGGCGGAGAATCTCGTTAAGCTCGCTGCCCAATCCCGCCCGGCTACGGGCAGCCTCCATGCTCTGCAGCAATTGCGTGGCTGACGTCTGGGCACCACCTCGCCCGGCCTGCGCGCCAACCACGGGAGCTCTCTCGGTCGTCaccttcttcagcttctcctcaATCAACGTCTTGGGCTCGTCGGGCTGCGTGTCGTGGAGCAAGAGGGGGCCACCGGTAGGCTAGAAACACGTTAGCACCTATCATAACAAAAAATTGTGCAGACAAACATACCTTCTTGACGGGCTTGTAACGTCCCGTCGGGAAGCTGATGTACTTGAACTGGCCTGGAAGAACACGAGACATGTTCTCAACCTCGTAGccaaccttctccttctccgccttcttcttggagtcGACCGAGCCTTCTCTCTCAGCCCCggtctcctccttcttgtccttgggctcctccgtcttggccttcttgtcctcgtcCACATCCATCTTGTCTCCAGCGGGGGCAGGAGTCTTGGCAAGGGTAGGAGTATCAATATCCATGCTCTCACGACGCTGGGCACGCTCCTTCTTCTGAGCGCGACGCTTGGCCTGTGCCGTGGTGGACAAGATGGCAGTTGCAATGAGCGCCGGCCCCTCCTCGGTCTTGACTTCTTGCTCTGGGGGATAGTCAAACAGGCTCGGGCGAGTGTTGCAGTGAAATTTGAAACTGGGGATCTCGAGGTCGTGATCAAGTccgatgatggaggtgggcACGAAGCTCAGCGACAGGAAGTGGGTGAAGGGGAACCAGTACCAGTACTGCGTGAAGACGGCCATGCCCACAATGCCGGGCATGTTGAGGTTGCCAGTCTGGGTCTGGAGACCAACCGAGCAGTTGCGGCCGCCAGCATCCAGAATACCCATGGCAACGGCGGCACCAAACTTGGTCATGGCATCCTCATGACGATCGCCAACAACCTTCTTGAGAGTCTTTCTGATGGCGGCAACCTTGGGGTTCATGACCTCGTTCTGCTGAATCATGATCATAGACAGGGCGATCAGGGCGCCCTGGCGGACAAAGTCGGTAGGATCCTTCATCATGGGCTCGAGCAGGTCAATGGCCTCATCCAGACCGGTGCCGGCGCATGAGATACCCAGAGCCATGGCGGAGCCGTACCGGACGTGAGGGTTGTAGGATTCAGCAAGGAGCTCCACCATCCGGGGAACACTTCCGGGCTTGCGGAAGAGGATGAAACCAAGAGACATGACGGCGATACGGCGCACATCGTCGTTCACGTCGCTGACAGCAAGGTGAAGGAGCTTGCGAATGGCCTTGTTGCTTCCAGTACCGCAGTAGGCCATGGCAACCGTGAGTACACCTCCATAGCGCAGCGTCGGGTCGGGGTCGGCAAGAAGGCCCTCAATCATGACATCGGCATTTTCCTGTTGCCCAAACATGATGAGGGCCATGCCTAGAGCAAGACCGCGGACAATCTTCTCGTGGGTAGTTTCGTGGGCATAGGTAAACATGGTCTCCACGGCCTTGGCGTTTCCGGTGCCCAACATGATCAAGCCCATGGCCAACCCAACAGCCTCACCGTTGAGGGCAGAATCGGCAAAGAGGACCTTGGTAAGGTCCTCAAAGATCTGCTCGTCACCCGTGGCCATGCCAGCGATGCCAAGACCCAAGGAACCGCCGTGCTGGATgacttcttcctcggcaccGTTGAACTGGCCACGCAGATATTCAAGAGCATCAGCGCCATGGTTGGCGTGGATGAGGCCATAGGCGTAAAGAGCGCCGCCCTGGCTAAAGATAGAGCCACCGCTGCTGACTCCAGTCTGCTTAGGAAGATAGGGCTCCAGCAGCTTGCGGGACTGGGTGATGTTGCCGCGGTGAATGACACCGAGAGCAGCCGTAGCAGTGAACTTGGACCAGTTGATGGCCTTGCCAAGCCAGTCCAGGTTGTCACGGAAGAATTTGTCGTTGGTGGTGCCGGCATTCATGAAAGCATTGCAGAAAGTCACAGCCGTGTGGAAGATGGAGTTACGACCTTCCAGGCTGTCCCGGACCTTGTTCAGAATGGTGATGTCTGTGTGGTTATTGCGATAGAGGAATTCGAGGTTGAGCTTGATCGCCTTGCTGCCATCGAGAATGGAACGAATATTCCTGTAAACCTTGGCCGTCTCCTCGGGGAGttgctcctcttccgagCCTTCTTGGCTCTCGAGTAGAGCCTCTTCTTCGGCGGGGCCATCCTCGGTCGCAGTCGCTGGGGGCTCGGGCGCTCTGCCGGACGGAAGAGACTTGAGCACCTTGCCCAAGAACTCCTGGGTAGCGTTGTCGTAAAGATCAAATGCGATTTGATAAGCAATAGCAATCGAATTCGGGTCGCCCTTGGTTACTAGTTGCCTAATCATCTtgtcggcctcctcgtccgaGTCAAGGTGAACCACACACTTGGCGATGGCA
Protein-coding regions in this window:
- a CDS encoding uncharacterized protein (EggNog:ENOG503P2NK; CAZy:AA9; COG:G); translation: MMVPLILAAFLAAALLPGPASAHGGLSNYTVGETWYRGYDPSTPPEEQLNKPWLTQRQWITIDPLFSPTSPFLACNDPGTPPPSSIPISAGEVITAVYYYWLHPVGPMTAWLTRCPDDNCNAVNLTEAKWFKIWEAGLLDGTLELGTWYQKSFQRWDGEPGLWPVRLPEGLGSGRYIIRHEILSLHVGFRPQFYPECAHLEVTGGKEGKGVEGEVPGGYLKVFPGAYDQDDESVFVDIYSEENVNTTTYVIPGGPIWEGLGLDSEV
- the GE2 gene encoding 4-O-methyl-glucuronoyl methylesterase (COG:O; CAZy:CE15; EggNog:ENOG503NXFY), giving the protein MVHLASALLVASAAFAVAAPANEIFERQTCSVQANYPTQNNSKLPDPFTSASGQKITTKADFECRQEEISKIMQQYEFGVYPPPPDSVTGTMSGNNIQVRVTVGSKSITFSAGIRKPSGSGPFPAIIGVGGASIPIPSNVATITFGNDAFGAQSGMGSRGRGQFYDLFGSSHSAGSLTAWAWGIDRLIDALEKTPAAGIDTTRLGVTGCSRNGKGAFVAGAFVKRIALTIPQESGAGGAACWRISDQQKSSGANIQTASQIIGEQPWFSKNFDAHVRSITNIPQDHHFLAAMIVPRGLAVFENNIDWLGPVSTTGCMRAGRQIYKAYGVPNNMGFSLIGGHNHCQFPSGQNSELNQYINYFLLKSGTAPGSVERSTSNANTDAWYPWAASAPTLS
- a CDS encoding uncharacterized protein (COG:S; EggNog:ENOG503NTW3), translated to MASPGPSTTTAVDRHAKELNITTLYLTFETALPSPLFNQNTHPATPTSRVPQPPDLTPYADPRTWAPHRKNVLLFLSCVATFLTAYTSGSYSPPAELIQASLSPVPSSVEPVLAGITTFCVGFGFAPMMLAPLSEMNGRYPVFVCAGIVYVVFQGVCGVVTSLAGMLVARFLVGVGASVFSTMVGGVIADMYANEERNTPMALFSGSVLAGTGLGPMVCAVMAERWGDVERYPNMWKWTWWHQVIMSGVLMVAFVVFFKESRGSVLLSRKAKALNRWYEELENEGYYGLCFEDEQGQEKASENMASSEDSTDDRYDEKRSFSPSASRHERGPSIKRVRWVVKEDEERASIGKMIAISSSRPFYLLFTEPVIFFFSAWVAFAWGVLYLTFGSIPYVFQHVYGWSLEQSGHAFTAIILGAVVGTTMSIYQQRLLSHPKWVDPREVLTSTSTTTSSLSDETPAPANGTDKIWSILRTYFPSSSPESRLYFSCLTSTLLPIGLYLFGFTAKPEIHWIFPAIGIFLCTMGILSIYLAVFNYFADVYHKYASSALAAQSLCRNLVGGAFPLVTRLMYRNLGEAKAGAVLGSIAVILSVVPWVLVWKGEEIRGRSVFAFVA
- a CDS encoding uncharacterized protein (EggNog:ENOG503NYT2; COG:S) — its product is MADKYVLRVTAGPSYDLSTHQLVNVNSPTPTTISSDLISASLNVRIQNYHRSVPPTAPRTSPYFEQEPHKSNNDQYSIAFKFKLHAPEKDESHRNEIGEAEDDEGEEIEEDDEIGVKGGDLQFGNDFDHPIRDRLPPGFGAAMRIVKWWVDPGLEGDPYADTPYLYGAGLSSFNAVHVGPGVEDDPKKGGIWVEEGGDEKWRIERGVPQEGRERMKWGLKGENLERWVWEYGREYAVDFYNPYIDFGEFALRLPGFGLGIMRYWDGQGLRYVLRNKKTKQVYLVVLFTLHLKGDVNEDGSLKPAAIEALKKRSGALEGEQGAPLADDVEIREDGEDSKNGKVNEDKMVEEARKKLEGAKVEADEDVD
- the RPN2 gene encoding proteasome regulatory particle base subunit (BUSCO:EOG09260NJW; COG:O; EggNog:ENOG503NUMK) — protein: MPGLVTASGVLAFLTDEEPELKVFALKTLNDDIDTVWTEVASSLSQIEALYEDESFPERRLAALVLAKVYFHLQAYNESMTFALAAGPLFNFDAPGEFEETILSKCVDQYIAVSSARHVPSKQSKANISLETTFGTGSIDGSALISPTTPFSQSTLPPKSFLSRASTDNTILDPTFQPTKEGRSNSVVQITDSSTQKALQNVIERLFESCLKQGKYRQVVGIAVEAKNLEVLRRVIKRASEEGKQSKDSTQSPAEELMDYLLKISMDIVQERGLRTEILRLILDLLSEIPNPDYFAIAKCVVHLDSDEEADKMIRQLVTKGDPNSIAIAYQIAFDLYDNATQEFLGKVLKSLPSGRAPEPPATATEDGPAEEEALLESQEGSEEEQLPEETAKVYRNIRSILDGSKAIKLNLEFLYRNNHTDITILNKVRDSLEGRNSIFHTAVTFCNAFMNAGTTNDKFFRDNLDWLGKAINWSKFTATAALGVIHRGNITQSRKLLEPYLPKQTGVSSGGSIFSQGGALYAYGLIHANHGADALEYLRGQFNGAEEEVIQHGGSLGLGIAGMATGDEQIFEDLTKVLFADSALNGEAVGLAMGLIMLGTGNAKAVETMFTYAHETTHEKIVRGLALGMALIMFGQQENADVMIEGLLADPDPTLRYGGVLTVAMAYCGTGSNKAIRKLLHLAVSDVNDDVRRIAVMSLGFILFRKPGSVPRMVELLAESYNPHVRYGSAMALGISCAGTGLDEAIDLLEPMMKDPTDFVRQGALIALSMIMIQQNEVMNPKVAAIRKTLKKVVGDRHEDAMTKFGAAVAMGILDAGGRNCSVGLQTQTGNLNMPGIVGMAVFTQYWYWFPFTHFLSLSFVPTSIIGLDHDLEIPSFKFHCNTRPSLFDYPPEQEVKTEEGPALIATAILSTTAQAKRRAQKKERAQRRESMDIDTPTLAKTPAPAGDKMDVDEDKKAKTEEPKDKKEETGAEREGSVDSKKKAEKEKVGYEVENMSRVLPGQFKYISFPTGRYKPVKKPTGGPLLLHDTQPDEPKTLIEEKLKKVTTERAPVVGAQAGRGGAQTSATQLLQSMEAARSRAGLGSELNEILRLSAQAAREIPQGRSSSTAGGDGSGAAAAAGVLTAVDEDNEGDEEAPKPADFEYFTDAEDEE